The proteins below are encoded in one region of Vespula pensylvanica isolate Volc-1 chromosome 4, ASM1446617v1, whole genome shotgun sequence:
- the LOC122628587 gene encoding kinesin-like protein unc-104 isoform X2 codes for MSSVKVAVRVRPFNNREISREAQCIIEMSGSTTSIVNPKAPAGSKDAIKSFNYDYSYFSMDPSDSNYSSQIMVYKDIGEEMLEHAFEGYNVCIFAYGQTGAGKSYTMMGKQEEGQEGIIPQICKDLFRKISRNSSEQLKYSVEVSYMEIYCERVRDLLNPKNKGNLRVREHPLLGPYVEDLSKLAVMSYQDIHDLIDEGNKARTVAATNMNETSSRSHAVFTIFFTQQRQDSTTGLATEKVSKISLVDLAGSERADSTGAKGTRLKEGANINKSLTTLGKVISALAEIAATKKKKKADFIPYRDSVLTWLLRENLGGNSKTAMIAAVSPADINYDETLSTLRYADRAKQIVCKAVVNEDANAKLIRELKEEIQKLRELLKQEGIDVQEGPDGKVTYEKKEPRDEIIRTNKREDDYKESRSRIPSHTTSTIAEEAVDQLQASEKLIAELNETWEEKLKRTESIRLQREAVFAEMGVAVKEDGVTVGVFSPKKTPHLVNLNEDPLMSECLIYYIKDGFTRIGSAEANIPQDIQLCGPHILSEHCVFENHEGVITLMPKKDALIYVNGREITEPIVLKTGSRVILGKNHVFRFNHPDQVRERREKNSPAETPGNGETVDWNFAQIELLEKQGIDLKLEMEKRLLVLEEQFRKEKEEADQFFEEQRKSYEARIDALQKQVEEQSMTMSMYSSYTPEDFNNTEEDIFVNPLFDAESNWTERDFQLAAWAFRKWKYHQFTSLRDDLWGNAIFLKEANAISVELKKKVQFQFTLLTDTLYSPLPVDLLPIATDGEDEEERPFPRTIVAVEVQDTKNGATHYWTLEKLRLRLELMREMYHNEAELSPTSPDFNIETITGGDPFYDRFPWFRMVGRSFVYLSNLMYPVPLIHKVAIVNEKGDVKGYLRVAVQGVVGEENSEYSSGVRQSAHISFEDDLFGGHKHNKRNTLLTQTLEKNRQILINDDRVIGHNELHKDLKDEDDIGDADSGRGDSSVSSDMKEEDLPDHLQLGAEFTFRVTVLQAMGISTEYADIFCQFNFLHRHDEAFSTEPAKNTTKGNPPGFYHVQNITVTVTKSFLEYLKSQPIVFEIFGHYQQHPLHKDAKLEYVRQPPKRMLPPSIPISQPVRSPKFGSVLPSPSTSHVHAKYDVLVWFEICELAPNGEYVPSVVDHSDDLPCRGLFLLHQGIQRRIRITIVHEPASELRWKDVRELVVGRIRNTPEPEEEDNDSSVLSLGLFPGEYLEVPGDDRCMFRFEAAWDSSLHNSALLNRVTSYGEQIFMTISAYLELENCGRPAIITKDLSMIIYGRDARVGPRSLKHLFSGSYRNQEANRLSGVYELVLRRSSEAGVQRRQRRVLDTSSTYVRGEENLHGWRPRGDSLIFDHQWELEKLTRLEEVERVRHTLLLREKLGIDKMPMCNKPLHDFTKSEKEVCNMVAKATNESHASPVKLKRSTSKDVYEPWEMTDRERELATKYIKLIQGRIPSKEPILLSDVSPGEDTMGDMSASMLSSVLSSSSQELSSPERAKLQELQESILASETIGQSCTAPAPMGSSSPSKENLVLYVPEVEEIRISPVIARKGYLNVLEHKTNGWKKRWVAVRRPYVLIFREEKDPVERALINLATAQVEYSEDQLAMVKVPNTFSVVTKHRGYLLQTLGDKEVYDWLYAINPLLAGQIRSKLARKGPVTRSLNNVSPTGVTSASEQQSNQTK; via the exons atGTCGTCGGTGAAAGTAGCGGTGAGGGTTCGACCCTTTAACAATCGTGAAATTTCACGTGAAGCACAATGCATCATTGAAATGTCAGGAAGTACTACTT CAATAGTAAATCCGAAAGCACCTGCAGGCAGTAAGGATGCAATAAAAAGCTTCAATTATGATTATTCCTACTTTTCCATGGAC CCAAGCGATTCTAATTATTCCTCGCAAATTATGGTCTACAAGGACATAGGCGAGGAAATGTTAGAACATGCATTTGAAG GCTACAATGTTTGTATATTTGCTTACGGACAAACCGGTGCTGGAAAGTCGTATACAATGATGGGTAAACAGGAGGAGGGTCAAGAGGGTATTATACCTCAAATTTGTAAGGATCTATTCCGTAAGATCAGTCGAAACTCGTCcgaacaattaaaatattcggTTGAGGTAAGCTACATGGAGATTTATTGCGAGAGGGTAAGGGATTTGTTAAATCCAAAGAACAAAGGAAATTTACGTGTACGAGAACATCCTCTTCTTGGACCATACGTCGAGGATCTTTCAAAATTAGCAGTGATGTCATATCAAGATATTCACGATCTCATAGACGAAGGAAACAAAGCCAG aacggTCGCAGCCACAAATATGAACGAGACATCCAGCAGATCGCACGCGGTCTTTACAATCTTCTTCACACAACAAAGACAAGATTCAACGACCGGATTAGCGACAGAGAAAGTTAGTAAAATATCACTTGTCGATCTGGCAGGTTCTGAAAGAGCCGACTCGACTGGTGCAAAGGGTACAAGATTGAAGGAAGGTGCAAATATAAACAAGAGTCTTACTACACTTGGAAAAGTTATCAGCGCATTGGCCGAGATC GCG gctactaagaaaaaaaagaaggctGACTTCATCCCCTACAGAGACTCAGTTCTAACATGGTTATTACGTGAAAATCTTGGTGGTAATTCGAAGACTGCAATGATAGCAGCAGTCAGTCCAGCCGACATCAATTACGATGAAACTTTATCAACGTTAAg ATACGCGGATCGGGCGAAACAAATCGTTTGCAAAGCTGTGGTCAACGAGGATGCAAACGCTAAACTCATTCGAGAgcttaaagaagaaatacagaAACTACGTGAACTTCTCAAACAAGAAGGGATCGACGTACAAGAAG GGCCAGATGGCAAAGTCacttatgaaaagaaagagccTA GGGATGAAAtcattcgaacgaataaacgcgAGGACGATTACAAAGAATCTCGTTCAAGAATTCCCTCGCACACAACTTCGACTATCGCCGAAGAAGCGGTTGATCAATTACAAGCATCAGAAAAATTAATAGCCG AATTAAACGAAACATgggaagaaaaattgaagagaaCCGAATCGATTCGACTCCAACGCGAAGCTGTTTTTGCTGAAATGGGTGTAGCAGTGAAAGAGGATGGCGTTACAGTTGGTGTATTTTCTCCCAAGAAAACACCACACTTGGTGAATCTAAACGAGGATCCATTGATGTCGGAgtgtcttatttattatataaaggaTGGTTTCACACGTATCGGAAGTGCCGAAGCTAATATACCACAGGATATACAACTTTGTGGTCCTCATATATTGAGCGAGCATTGCGTATTTGAAAATCACGAAGGTGTTATCACTCTGATGCCTAAGAAAGATGCATTGATTTATGTAAACGGTCGTGAAATAACCGAACCGATCGTACTTAAAACTGGATCGCGCGTAATCCTTGGGAAAAATCATGTATTTAGGTTCAATCATCCTGATCAAG TACgtgaacgaagagagaaaaattcgcCCGCTGAGACACCCGGCAACGGTGAGACCGTTGACTGGAACTTCGCACAAATTGAATTATTAGAGAAACAAGGTATCGATCTTAAATtggaaatggaaaagagattGTTAGTACTAGAGGAACAATTtcggaaggaaaaagaagaggctGATCAGTTCTTCGAAGAACAACGTAAG AGTTACGAAGCACGAATAGATGCCTTGCAGAAGCAGGTAGAAGAACAAAGTATGACTATGTCAATGTATAGCAGTTACACGCCAGAGGACTTCAATAATACCGAAGAAGATATATTCG TCAACCCCTTGTTTGACGCAGAGAGCAACTGGACCGAGAGAGATTTCCAACTGGCCGCTTGGGCCTTCCGCAAATGGAAGTATCATCAATTTACTAGTCTACGAGATGACCTCTGGGGCAACGCGATATTCCTCAAGGAAGCTAATGCGATTTCGGTTGAACTTAAGAAAAAG GTTCAGTTCCAATTTACACTATTAACAGATACCCTTTACTCTCCGTTACCCGTTGATCTTTTACCGATTGCAACCGACggcgaagacgaagaagaaagaccgTTCCCTCGTACAATCGTTGCAGTTGAAGTTCAGGATACAAAGAATGGCGCTACGCATTATTGGACCTTGGAAAAATTAAG GCTGAGGTTAGAACTCATGCGTGAAATGTATCACAATGAGGCAGAACTTTCACCAACGTCCCcagattttaatatcgaaactATCACGGGTGGTGATCcattttacgatcgtttccCTTGGTTCCGCATGGTTGGAAG aTCATTCGTATATCTAAGTAATTTGATGTATCCTGTACCACTTATTCACAAAGTGGCAATAGTCAACGAGAAAGGAGATGTCAAAGGTTATTTACGAGTAGCCGTACAAGGTGTCGTCG gagaagaaaatagtgAATATTCTAGCGGCGTTAGACAGTCGGctcatatttctttcgaagatGATTTATTCGGTGGACACAAGCATAACAAACGCAACACTCTTTTAACTCAAACTTTGGAAAAGAATCGTCAAATACTCATCAACGATGATCGCGTGATAGGACATAACGAATTACACAAGGATTTGAAAGATGAGGATGACATAGGTGATGCCGATAGTGGAAGAGGTGATAGTTCAGTTTCCAGCGATATGAAGGAGGAAGATCTACCAGATCATTTACAACTCGGTGCAGAATTTACATTCAGAGTTACGGTGTTACAGGCTATGGGTATTTCGACCGAGTATGCAGATATTTTCTGTCAATTCAA tttCTTACACCGACACGACGAAGCATTTTCAACGGAACCGGCAAAGAACACCACCAAAGGAAATCCACCTGGATTTTATCATGTACAAAAT ATTACAGTTACGGTCACGAAATCTTTCTTGGAATATCTTAAATCACAACCGATTGTATTTGAGATCTTTGGACATTATCAGCAACATCCGTTACACAAGGATGCTAAACTAGAATA CGTACGACAACCACCGAAAAGGATGTTACCACCGTCAATACCGATCAGTCAACCTGTACGTTCACCAAAGTTTGGTAGCGTTTTACCATCACCAAGTACTTCACACGTTCATGCAAAATACGATGTGCTCGTATGGTTTGAAATTTGCGAGTTAGCACCAAACGGTGAATACGTTCCATCTGTTGTCGATCATAGCGATGATTTACCTTGCCGTGGATTATTCCTCCTTCATCAAGGGATTCAACGTCGTATTCGTATCACGATCGTACACGAGCCTGCTTCCGAATTACGATGGAAAGACGTAAGAGAACTCGTTGTAGGTCGTATTAGGAATACACCAGAACCGGAAGAAGAGGACAACGACTCCTCCGTACTTTCATTGGGATTATTCCCAGGTGAATATCTTGAAGTTCCAGGTGACGACAGATGTATGTTCAGATTTGAAGCAGCCTGGGACAGTTCTTTGCACAATTCGGCCTTGCTTAACAGGGTCACGTCTTACGGTGAACAAATATTCATGACTATCTCCGCATACCTTGAG TTGGAGAATTGTGGTAGACCAGCAATCATTACAAAAGATCTAAGCATGATTATTTATGGCAGAGATGCCAGGGTCGGGCCAAGATCTTTGAAACATCTGTTCAGTGGAAGTTATCGAAATCAAGAAGCGAATCGACTTAGCGGCGTCTATGAATTGGTGCTGCGACGTTCATCGGAAGCAG gTGTACAAAGGCGACAACGTCGTGTATTAGACACGAGTTCTACGTACGTCAGAGGTGAAGAAAATCTCCATGGCTGGAGACCACGAGGTGACAGTTTGATTTTCGATCACCAATGGGAACTTGAGAAATTAACGAGATTGGAAGAGGTTGAAAGGGTCAGACATACTCTACTTTTAAGAGAGAAACTTGGCATCGACAAAATGCCCATGTGCAATAAACCATTACACGATTTCACCAAAAGCGAAAAG GAGGTTTGTAACATGGTAGCAAAAGCTACGAACGAATCACACGCCAGCCCGGTCAAACTCAAACGTTCAACCAGCAAAGACGTTTATGAACCTTGGGAAATGACtgacagggagagagaattGGCaactaaatatattaaacttaTCCAAGGTAGAATTCCAAGCAAAGAACCGATTTTATTATCCGACGTTTCGCCAGGAGAAGATACGATGGGTGATATGTCGGCATCCATGCTATCATCGGTTTTGTCTTCATCGTCACAAGA ATTGAGTTCACCCGAAAGAGCCAAATTGCAAGAACTTCAAGAAAGCATATTGGCTAGCGAGACAATTGGTCAATCGTGTACAGCACCTGCTCCAATGGGATCGTCCTCaccttcgaaagaaaatctagTGTTGTATGTACCGGAAGTCGAAGAGATACGTATCAGTCCTGTCATTGCTAGGAAAGGATATTTGAATGTTTTAGAACACAAGACTAATGGATGGAAAAAACGTTGGGTT GCAGTACGTCGACCATACGTTTTGATCTtccgagaagaaaaagatcccGTAGAAAGAGCTTTGATTAATTTAGCAACTGCTCAAGTAGAATACTCGGAGGATCAGTTGGCTATGGTAAAAGTACCAAACACGTTCAG cgTCGTGACAAAACACCGTGGTTATCTTCTTCAGACTTTAGGTGACAAGGAAGTATACGATTGGTTGTACGCTATCAATCCACTTCTAGCTGGCCAGATAAG ATCAAAATTGGCACGCAAAGGCCCGGTTACTAGATCCTTAAACAACGTTTCACCGACTGGTGTAACTTCGGCGTCGGAACAACAATCGAATCAAACCAAGTGA
- the LOC122628587 gene encoding kinesin-like protein unc-104 isoform X1, with protein sequence MSSVKVAVRVRPFNNREISREAQCIIEMSGSTTSIVNPKAPAGSKDAIKSFNYDYSYFSMDPSDSNYSSQIMVYKDIGEEMLEHAFEGYNVCIFAYGQTGAGKSYTMMGKQEEGQEGIIPQICKDLFRKISRNSSEQLKYSVEVSYMEIYCERVRDLLNPKNKGNLRVREHPLLGPYVEDLSKLAVMSYQDIHDLIDEGNKARTVAATNMNETSSRSHAVFTIFFTQQRQDSTTGLATEKVSKISLVDLAGSERADSTGAKGTRLKEGANINKSLTTLGKVISALAEIAATKKKKKADFIPYRDSVLTWLLRENLGGNSKTAMIAAVSPADINYDETLSTLRYADRAKQIVCKAVVNEDANAKLIRELKEEIQKLRELLKQEGIDVQEGPDGKVTYEKKEPRDEIIRTNKREDDYKESRSRIPSHTTSTIAEEAVDQLQASEKLIAELNETWEEKLKRTESIRLQREAVFAEMGVAVKEDGVTVGVFSPKKTPHLVNLNEDPLMSECLIYYIKDGFTRIGSAEANIPQDIQLCGPHILSEHCVFENHEGVITLMPKKDALIYVNGREITEPIVLKTGSRVILGKNHVFRFNHPDQVRERREKNSPAETPGNGETVDWNFAQIELLEKQGIDLKLEMEKRLLVLEEQFRKEKEEADQFFEEQRKSYEARIDALQKQVEEQSMTMSMYSSYTPEDFNNTEEDIFVNPLFDAESNWTERDFQLAAWAFRKWKYHQFTSLRDDLWGNAIFLKEANAISVELKKKVQFQFTLLTDTLYSPLPVDLLPIATDGEDEEERPFPRTIVAVEVQDTKNGATHYWTLEKLRLRLELMREMYHNEAELSPTSPDFNIETITGGDPFYDRFPWFRMVGRSFVYLSNLMYPVPLIHKVAIVNEKGDVKGYLRVAVQGVVGEENSEYSSGVRQSAHISFEDDLFGGHKHNKRNTLLTQTLEKNRQILINDDRVIGHNELHKDLKDEDDIGDADSGRGDSSVSSDMKEEDLPDHLQLGAEFTFRVTVLQAMGISTEYADIFCQFNFLHRHDEAFSTEPAKNTTKGNPPGFYHVQNITVTVTKSFLEYLKSQPIVFEIFGHYQQHPLHKDAKLEYVRQPPKRMLPPSIPISQPVRSPKFGSVLPSPSTSHVHAKYDVLVWFEICELAPNGEYVPSVVDHSDDLPCRGLFLLHQGIQRRIRITIVHEPASELRWKDVRELVVGRIRNTPEPEEEDNDSSVLSLGLFPGEYLEVPGDDRCMFRFEAAWDSSLHNSALLNRVTSYGEQIFMTISAYLELENCGRPAIITKDLSMIIYGRDARVGPRSLKHLFSGSYRNQEANRLSGVYELVLRRSSEAGSPGVQRRQRRVLDTSSTYVRGEENLHGWRPRGDSLIFDHQWELEKLTRLEEVERVRHTLLLREKLGIDKMPMCNKPLHDFTKSEKEVCNMVAKATNESHASPVKLKRSTSKDVYEPWEMTDRERELATKYIKLIQGRIPSKEPILLSDVSPGEDTMGDMSASMLSSVLSSSSQELSSPERAKLQELQESILASETIGQSCTAPAPMGSSSPSKENLVLYVPEVEEIRISPVIARKGYLNVLEHKTNGWKKRWVAVRRPYVLIFREEKDPVERALINLATAQVEYSEDQLAMVKVPNTFSVVTKHRGYLLQTLGDKEVYDWLYAINPLLAGQIRSKLARKGPVTRSLNNVSPTGVTSASEQQSNQTK encoded by the exons atGTCGTCGGTGAAAGTAGCGGTGAGGGTTCGACCCTTTAACAATCGTGAAATTTCACGTGAAGCACAATGCATCATTGAAATGTCAGGAAGTACTACTT CAATAGTAAATCCGAAAGCACCTGCAGGCAGTAAGGATGCAATAAAAAGCTTCAATTATGATTATTCCTACTTTTCCATGGAC CCAAGCGATTCTAATTATTCCTCGCAAATTATGGTCTACAAGGACATAGGCGAGGAAATGTTAGAACATGCATTTGAAG GCTACAATGTTTGTATATTTGCTTACGGACAAACCGGTGCTGGAAAGTCGTATACAATGATGGGTAAACAGGAGGAGGGTCAAGAGGGTATTATACCTCAAATTTGTAAGGATCTATTCCGTAAGATCAGTCGAAACTCGTCcgaacaattaaaatattcggTTGAGGTAAGCTACATGGAGATTTATTGCGAGAGGGTAAGGGATTTGTTAAATCCAAAGAACAAAGGAAATTTACGTGTACGAGAACATCCTCTTCTTGGACCATACGTCGAGGATCTTTCAAAATTAGCAGTGATGTCATATCAAGATATTCACGATCTCATAGACGAAGGAAACAAAGCCAG aacggTCGCAGCCACAAATATGAACGAGACATCCAGCAGATCGCACGCGGTCTTTACAATCTTCTTCACACAACAAAGACAAGATTCAACGACCGGATTAGCGACAGAGAAAGTTAGTAAAATATCACTTGTCGATCTGGCAGGTTCTGAAAGAGCCGACTCGACTGGTGCAAAGGGTACAAGATTGAAGGAAGGTGCAAATATAAACAAGAGTCTTACTACACTTGGAAAAGTTATCAGCGCATTGGCCGAGATC GCG gctactaagaaaaaaaagaaggctGACTTCATCCCCTACAGAGACTCAGTTCTAACATGGTTATTACGTGAAAATCTTGGTGGTAATTCGAAGACTGCAATGATAGCAGCAGTCAGTCCAGCCGACATCAATTACGATGAAACTTTATCAACGTTAAg ATACGCGGATCGGGCGAAACAAATCGTTTGCAAAGCTGTGGTCAACGAGGATGCAAACGCTAAACTCATTCGAGAgcttaaagaagaaatacagaAACTACGTGAACTTCTCAAACAAGAAGGGATCGACGTACAAGAAG GGCCAGATGGCAAAGTCacttatgaaaagaaagagccTA GGGATGAAAtcattcgaacgaataaacgcgAGGACGATTACAAAGAATCTCGTTCAAGAATTCCCTCGCACACAACTTCGACTATCGCCGAAGAAGCGGTTGATCAATTACAAGCATCAGAAAAATTAATAGCCG AATTAAACGAAACATgggaagaaaaattgaagagaaCCGAATCGATTCGACTCCAACGCGAAGCTGTTTTTGCTGAAATGGGTGTAGCAGTGAAAGAGGATGGCGTTACAGTTGGTGTATTTTCTCCCAAGAAAACACCACACTTGGTGAATCTAAACGAGGATCCATTGATGTCGGAgtgtcttatttattatataaaggaTGGTTTCACACGTATCGGAAGTGCCGAAGCTAATATACCACAGGATATACAACTTTGTGGTCCTCATATATTGAGCGAGCATTGCGTATTTGAAAATCACGAAGGTGTTATCACTCTGATGCCTAAGAAAGATGCATTGATTTATGTAAACGGTCGTGAAATAACCGAACCGATCGTACTTAAAACTGGATCGCGCGTAATCCTTGGGAAAAATCATGTATTTAGGTTCAATCATCCTGATCAAG TACgtgaacgaagagagaaaaattcgcCCGCTGAGACACCCGGCAACGGTGAGACCGTTGACTGGAACTTCGCACAAATTGAATTATTAGAGAAACAAGGTATCGATCTTAAATtggaaatggaaaagagattGTTAGTACTAGAGGAACAATTtcggaaggaaaaagaagaggctGATCAGTTCTTCGAAGAACAACGTAAG AGTTACGAAGCACGAATAGATGCCTTGCAGAAGCAGGTAGAAGAACAAAGTATGACTATGTCAATGTATAGCAGTTACACGCCAGAGGACTTCAATAATACCGAAGAAGATATATTCG TCAACCCCTTGTTTGACGCAGAGAGCAACTGGACCGAGAGAGATTTCCAACTGGCCGCTTGGGCCTTCCGCAAATGGAAGTATCATCAATTTACTAGTCTACGAGATGACCTCTGGGGCAACGCGATATTCCTCAAGGAAGCTAATGCGATTTCGGTTGAACTTAAGAAAAAG GTTCAGTTCCAATTTACACTATTAACAGATACCCTTTACTCTCCGTTACCCGTTGATCTTTTACCGATTGCAACCGACggcgaagacgaagaagaaagaccgTTCCCTCGTACAATCGTTGCAGTTGAAGTTCAGGATACAAAGAATGGCGCTACGCATTATTGGACCTTGGAAAAATTAAG GCTGAGGTTAGAACTCATGCGTGAAATGTATCACAATGAGGCAGAACTTTCACCAACGTCCCcagattttaatatcgaaactATCACGGGTGGTGATCcattttacgatcgtttccCTTGGTTCCGCATGGTTGGAAG aTCATTCGTATATCTAAGTAATTTGATGTATCCTGTACCACTTATTCACAAAGTGGCAATAGTCAACGAGAAAGGAGATGTCAAAGGTTATTTACGAGTAGCCGTACAAGGTGTCGTCG gagaagaaaatagtgAATATTCTAGCGGCGTTAGACAGTCGGctcatatttctttcgaagatGATTTATTCGGTGGACACAAGCATAACAAACGCAACACTCTTTTAACTCAAACTTTGGAAAAGAATCGTCAAATACTCATCAACGATGATCGCGTGATAGGACATAACGAATTACACAAGGATTTGAAAGATGAGGATGACATAGGTGATGCCGATAGTGGAAGAGGTGATAGTTCAGTTTCCAGCGATATGAAGGAGGAAGATCTACCAGATCATTTACAACTCGGTGCAGAATTTACATTCAGAGTTACGGTGTTACAGGCTATGGGTATTTCGACCGAGTATGCAGATATTTTCTGTCAATTCAA tttCTTACACCGACACGACGAAGCATTTTCAACGGAACCGGCAAAGAACACCACCAAAGGAAATCCACCTGGATTTTATCATGTACAAAAT ATTACAGTTACGGTCACGAAATCTTTCTTGGAATATCTTAAATCACAACCGATTGTATTTGAGATCTTTGGACATTATCAGCAACATCCGTTACACAAGGATGCTAAACTAGAATA CGTACGACAACCACCGAAAAGGATGTTACCACCGTCAATACCGATCAGTCAACCTGTACGTTCACCAAAGTTTGGTAGCGTTTTACCATCACCAAGTACTTCACACGTTCATGCAAAATACGATGTGCTCGTATGGTTTGAAATTTGCGAGTTAGCACCAAACGGTGAATACGTTCCATCTGTTGTCGATCATAGCGATGATTTACCTTGCCGTGGATTATTCCTCCTTCATCAAGGGATTCAACGTCGTATTCGTATCACGATCGTACACGAGCCTGCTTCCGAATTACGATGGAAAGACGTAAGAGAACTCGTTGTAGGTCGTATTAGGAATACACCAGAACCGGAAGAAGAGGACAACGACTCCTCCGTACTTTCATTGGGATTATTCCCAGGTGAATATCTTGAAGTTCCAGGTGACGACAGATGTATGTTCAGATTTGAAGCAGCCTGGGACAGTTCTTTGCACAATTCGGCCTTGCTTAACAGGGTCACGTCTTACGGTGAACAAATATTCATGACTATCTCCGCATACCTTGAG TTGGAGAATTGTGGTAGACCAGCAATCATTACAAAAGATCTAAGCATGATTATTTATGGCAGAGATGCCAGGGTCGGGCCAAGATCTTTGAAACATCTGTTCAGTGGAAGTTATCGAAATCAAGAAGCGAATCGACTTAGCGGCGTCTATGAATTGGTGCTGCGACGTTCATCGGAAGCAGGTAGCCCAG gTGTACAAAGGCGACAACGTCGTGTATTAGACACGAGTTCTACGTACGTCAGAGGTGAAGAAAATCTCCATGGCTGGAGACCACGAGGTGACAGTTTGATTTTCGATCACCAATGGGAACTTGAGAAATTAACGAGATTGGAAGAGGTTGAAAGGGTCAGACATACTCTACTTTTAAGAGAGAAACTTGGCATCGACAAAATGCCCATGTGCAATAAACCATTACACGATTTCACCAAAAGCGAAAAG GAGGTTTGTAACATGGTAGCAAAAGCTACGAACGAATCACACGCCAGCCCGGTCAAACTCAAACGTTCAACCAGCAAAGACGTTTATGAACCTTGGGAAATGACtgacagggagagagaattGGCaactaaatatattaaacttaTCCAAGGTAGAATTCCAAGCAAAGAACCGATTTTATTATCCGACGTTTCGCCAGGAGAAGATACGATGGGTGATATGTCGGCATCCATGCTATCATCGGTTTTGTCTTCATCGTCACAAGA ATTGAGTTCACCCGAAAGAGCCAAATTGCAAGAACTTCAAGAAAGCATATTGGCTAGCGAGACAATTGGTCAATCGTGTACAGCACCTGCTCCAATGGGATCGTCCTCaccttcgaaagaaaatctagTGTTGTATGTACCGGAAGTCGAAGAGATACGTATCAGTCCTGTCATTGCTAGGAAAGGATATTTGAATGTTTTAGAACACAAGACTAATGGATGGAAAAAACGTTGGGTT GCAGTACGTCGACCATACGTTTTGATCTtccgagaagaaaaagatcccGTAGAAAGAGCTTTGATTAATTTAGCAACTGCTCAAGTAGAATACTCGGAGGATCAGTTGGCTATGGTAAAAGTACCAAACACGTTCAG cgTCGTGACAAAACACCGTGGTTATCTTCTTCAGACTTTAGGTGACAAGGAAGTATACGATTGGTTGTACGCTATCAATCCACTTCTAGCTGGCCAGATAAG ATCAAAATTGGCACGCAAAGGCCCGGTTACTAGATCCTTAAACAACGTTTCACCGACTGGTGTAACTTCGGCGTCGGAACAACAATCGAATCAAACCAAGTGA